The DNA region ATACcttataaatatctaaattatgtaagaaactttttatcttcttttctttcaccgTCGTCTATTCTTCCATCTCTTTCTATATATAAAGTTGTCtttattgtataattgtatATCAAAGGTCAAACTATAacttctaaaaatattaaggttttcttttttttaatttttagatgctattagaaattcaaaaaaatttaattattttttaaaatatttaaaatattaatttactttttaatagttttaaaaatgatactTATACtcttaaataattgaaaaaaatgaaacaaattatggatgtaaatatcatattataattattgagaTCACATtgtagtttcaaaatatataaaagtttgaaaagatttcaaaaattgatttataaatttttaaatatttttaagagttatattactatatttaaaatatttgagcctaataaaaagttattattattttttaaattaatgagtaataaaattattattttacttttatgtctttaattttttttaaaaccaaatttgattagaaaatttgatatttaggACGGGAAAAGGTTATTTACTCTAATATAAATTATGCAGCACTGGACAGAACAGATGCGCAAAATATTTGCCAGATTTTAATGGTGCCAAATGTGGGTGAGCAGAGGGCAGCTGTCAAGACAGAAATTTTAGGATGCTTTTAGGTGCAATTCATTTGACTTTGATTAGGGATGAGAATTTCGGCATAAATCTAAGATTTTTGAGCTCCTCTAATCTTAATCGATAGgaaattctctaataaaaagagaaataaaaatgaaaaatatttttataatcagaGAGGAAGATATATATGTTCTCTCTTTATCCTCTCCTCCCCCGATTAtgtcttttatattaatatatttatttaaaatattaatatgtttttataatttcatattttttatattatttaaatttatttaaaatagtgtgttagtttcaattttagttaattttattatttaatatatttatattgtgtttaaatgATACGGAGAATAGATTTTTTCTTGTGAGAATgaaaagagatttttctttgtaGAGAGAGgacaaaaaatcttttttatccCCATAATAATAATGGGCCGAGAACAAATATTGATATCCAAAGACAAAGAATTGAGATTTCCTTGTCACCCCCTCTCTATTGCCATCCTTAAGTTTCACCTAAGTCTCCTTTTAAAATGACACTATTACTCTTAACAAtttcagtataaatattatttaataaaataaaatacaatcataataaatacaattttttctttaacaattattagatgaaaaaatattattctgaTTTATCTACTAACACATTTGATTCCCCTCAACTGGTTTCTTACACAATTTATTTCCCATCACtactttattttcttcatactgtttttttatttaaaagatagaTCAATAAATAtagcaataaaaataaattaaaatattataaattttgttggCCACTTCTGCTCATTGTCAAGCATCTAACAACAATAAAGGCCACGCCCACATGGCATGTACAATGTCAAAACGAATATGCTTCTTGCTCCGACTCATCCGCCCTATTTATTCTAACACTCCACCCCTCAAACTAGAGCCATTGGCGTTACGTTCTGAGTTTTAATCACTTTAAAGAGAGAAGGGAAGCCATTCCAACGCCAAATTCCTAATGGGTTTGAAGGTATAATTACTCCTTTTTCGTGTGTGTaataaaaaccaaatctttcgTTTCGTTTTGTTTGATCTGTTTTGTGTTAGACTGGGATGAGATTTTTGCATGTTCTAATAGCTGGATTGAATTCAGGCTTTCTTTTTGTGCCTCGCGTTCtgttttgagtttgatttgttcGATTAGTTTCTTGTTAAACAGGATCTGGGTTTTCTTATCCTCTGTATCTACTGTTAGCTATACtgtattaagatttttttttatggataaTTTCTAGTAAAACGATTCATTTAATTGATTTCTTTCGATCACTTAAATCACGGATCTTTATCTTCTAGATTTTTTCTGTTGATTGCTGGCGTTCTTTCGTtgggtttgattttaaaaactgtttatatgttgtttctttttaatgtgttcCTTAATCTTTGTAGGATGATGATGTATGGGATCTTTTAAATTGCATTtcgtattattattatttttttcatatttgggCATTTCCTCACTAAGTAGAAGATCTTACAATTGTCCCCAGTTTAGAACTAAGTGAAGCTTTCATAAAGTTTGCGGTTAGCAATGTTTAGACTAATTCTGTGCGGTGTATTGGATGTgttttttcttcacctttttGCAAAACATATATTGTAAacaattattattaagtttgtgAGTTAACTGTGAATCTCTTTGGGTTTCACAGGAGGAGTTTGAGGAGTATGCTGAGAAAGCTAAGACCCTGCCAGAGAACACAACAAACGAAAGCAAGCTTATTCTTTATGGACTGTACAAGCAAGCCAATATCGGACCAGTGAACACTAGTAATTATCCTACAGTGTCTgtgaaaatattcttttttatattctttagtCTTCCTTATTCTTAATTGATATCCGATTTGCAGGCCGTCCTGGAATGTTCAACCCCAGGGACAGAGCGAAGTGGGATGCCTGGAAGGCTGTTGAAGGTGGTTTGATTTATGGTTTTGATAACGTGAGAGAAATTTGCTTGTGACATTTATTAGCTGCAACTACTTACTGGTTATGTTTCTGGCAGGGAAATCGAAAGATGAAGCCATGAGTGATTACATTACCAAAGTAAAGCAGTTGCTGGAGGAAGCTGGTCTTTCTGCTTGACATTTCTCTGTGTTCTTGGCTCCTGAAACTTGTGCTTTAGAAGTTGAAAATAAGAAGTCATAAAAACTATTAGTTGTTTGGGAACTacatttaaattaagtttttaaattaaatatgatatgTACTTCTGTTAATTTCAATGGTAATATGATTATGGTGGCCTTGTTGTTGAGCACATGGCTGCAGGAGCCTTGGCTCTTTTTTCAGTGCTTAATAACTATGTAACTGATTTCCTGCAACTCCTGTTTACTTGGGATGTTTTGGTTAGAAATTTTGGTACATCCATACCCCTTGTATTTGATTGTCACTGAAATGCCCAAATCATCCGATCTTAACATTAGACTTAGTAAATGAAATTAGGTTTCTTTATCCAGATCTAGTTTCATCTAAcgacaaaataaaataagatctTTTGCATTCACATTTTAAATCATTAAATACATCTTCAACAATAGAATTCTTACCTCAAGTTTCATGAACCTTAAAGGATAGTTATTGCCGTTGGAGCCACCATCGGGGCATTAATGAGCATTAATGGGAGTCCCAACTGCTTCCTGAACCTAATTACTATGGTATAATAACTCCCAATTGTTGCTTATGTTGACatctctaaaaattttgatcaaGTAAAAGAACAAAACAGAAATAGAACAAGAAGCTATTATTATCGTGACTGTCGAATTCTACACTTCAATCTGGCAAAAGATGATTGGAAACCCTATCATAGTTTCGTTATTTAGAAGCAAAATGGAATAACGCAGTTGGCATTTAATTCTCACCAAAATTTTCCTGCTACTAGATTTAGTCTAACTCTTCCTGACCTGAATGTATCAAACCAAATCCGGTAATATGgaagacaaaacaaaattacataaGCTTCGCAAGAACCTTGGATCAATACAGGTCATTGCATTTTCATGAATTGCAGTAaagcttttttttatttttttttgtgataactTGGTAGATCAGTATGCGAATTGACCGCACGTTAAGATAAATGCAGAACAATTTCATCTTAATATTAGACATCTTACTTCATCTTTCTGGTTTTAGATCAGCATATAATACTTTTGTTAGATCAAGATTTGGGAAATACCAATCTTCAGATTCTATTGAACAAAAGGATATCTAGTAATGTAGCATTCCCTTATAGGTGAAGCGCCATCTCTGGCCAGAATGCCTTCAAGATCTCCGATAATTCTCGCCAACCATATCTCCAAATTTCTCTGGACTTCTTTCAAATTGTTTCTAATGCAGTCTAACGACCGTCTCGTGGTTAAATTGGGTTGGCTCCCTAGCTCATCATCATAGAAAGATTTCCCCATCTCAGTTTGTAATGCAGTAAGCTTCTGGGCAGTTTCAGATGCACGCTGCTGCAGTCGAAATGCTTCAAGCAAAAATTCTGTTTGCCTTTGCGTTCGAAACTCCAGACTGAGTGTGGATTCACAAGGGTCACTAGCCTGCTGTAAATGTGAGGAGTAAATAGACTTGTGCAACACACATCATTAAATCTCTAATCACCAATATCAacctaaaaatatgaatataagaCATTGGGAACTGGTAGGAGTGAGAATGTGTGTGACAGAGAGAAATATTCCAAGCTCAAAATATGCGGTCCAAGCCCTATTGGGAAGGGAACTCTTCTGTATCATTCTCAACCAAACTTACATGTTTTCTATGGTTGCAATCAAAGTTGAAGAAGAATGCAAACAATTCTAATAAAATGTAATGTGAGGCAGAAAAATCTTACCATTCTTCTGCAAAGATCATCTATCTTCCCAGCAAGAGCTTGATATCTCTTAGCCTGCTTTCTCATTACTGTCGGCACCTTTGACAGATCATTTTTTCCTAGCTTTTCCATATTCAGTAGCTCCTCTTCAAGTAGCTTTAGTTTAGAGGAAACTCCTGTTGATTCACCATCTACCTTCCAAGGGGATTCTCTTCTGAAAGGAGACACATGTCGGTTTTTTAGTTAGCATAGTGTTGCAGCAATTATTACCTCAACAAGAATTAGTTTCTACTGTTCAATTTACCTTGCTACAAAATGCTTCATATGGTAAAGTGATTCAAGGGATTCATACTGTACATCCTGCAAgtacattaatttttaatcaaaacagAGTAAACACCTTCACTACAGATCAACTGACTAGTTAAAACCGTCtagttcaaaataaatatatctatatatttaccAATTCAAATCATTTTCTATGCCTCCATTTCATCTAAATTGTTTTATTCATGATAGGAATTGATTATTCTCATGTTGAAAGAAATGCAACATGATAGATAAATGCTGACAGATGCCAATAAAGTTTAAAGGACGAAAAGTCCCCTCATTATCTTAAAGAAAATAAGTTCAAGCAGCAGCAGGCCAAAAATCTATTTGCACATCCATACTGATACCATGTTTAGACAGGGAATTGGGTAAAGAATATAAGTAGAGGGGAATTGTGGGAGGAAGAAAAATTTCCGTATTAACACTTCAAAACAGCACAATAATCAATTTACACATCCTTACAGATACCATGTTTAGACAGCCAGGGTATTTggtaaaaaatataagtaaagGGCAATAGTGGGAGGAAGAAACATTTCCATATTAACACTTCAATACAGCACATAGATATCTTTCTAGCAAAGTATATTCACTGAAACAACTAAATCATGTAGTCAATCCCTGGTGTTCACTGGAACATGGGATGAAAATGGACCACTATTTTACCAAGAATGCAATATTATACAGCTTATTGTATACTTTTTTACCTAgttaatgtttaaattcaaacatgCACATATTAAAGAATTCAGTCTGGTTGTTAACAGACTCCCTGTGGTCCAACTCCATcaacaatattatcaaattgaGCAAATATAAGTAGAACCCTTCTCCTGAAACCACGGATAAGAGTGGTCCCATCAACGCTGAAGTTACATTATGAGCAGCAAGAAACTGGCATCACGCTTCTAGTTGctaccaaattaattatattatcatatcatcTAGTTACTAAGTAAGGACAAATTGCAAATTTCGATAAGTACAAAAGATGAGACAAAAGGAAAATTGTTCAACGTTCAACCAGAAACATTAGCAATCAGGAACTCGAAAGACCCTTGAATCTTTCATTTTAAGTATTCCAATTGAACTTCAAACAAATTCAGCTTTCAGAAGACTCTCTTTGTCAAGAACATTCATCAACCATGccatattttctcattttctcgAAGACCaaacacataattaaaattttagcaTTGAACATTAATCtacatgaattatgtaaatatgagaggaaaatatttaatttttaaatcttttataggTCGAAATACACTCAAACGATAAACCATTGACAAAAATTATGACAGAAACAGAGCTCAAACCTGCCAAAGACTAGCTTTCTCAGCCCAAAACTTGGAAGCAGAGGCCAAAAACTCAGAGGTGAATCCAAAATTACCATTCCGACCATCATCCCCACCGTAAAACTCCCTACTCCCATACCCACCTAATTgatcctcttcttcttcaaactCACAGCCTCCTCCTCTTCGAGACATAAACCCAATCATTTCCTCAAGCTCCTCAACTCGCCTCTTCGATTCCGCCTTCTCCCTCTCCATTTCCTCTATCTTTGATCCGAACCTCGCCATCTCCTCATTCGCGGTGTCGATCTGTTGCAGCAGTCGCCTCTCCTCCGCCTGCCACGTGTTCCTGTGGGTAGCAAAGATCTCCACCACCCTCGCATTCGCCTTTGAATCCTCCTTCCTCCGCGACTTCATGAGCCTTAGCTGCTCCTCCGCCGTCATCAGCCGCGCTGTAAGCTCCCTCACTTGAGATTCCAAACTAGGTATCAGCAACAGAGACTTCTCCGGAAACAAAgctaaaaataaagagaaactTAAGCCGAGATATGAACGAAGAATCTTCTTCGTCTCttgctcttcttcttctacctCGACGAGCTCATGCGCAGCCATTtcagtattttaaaaaatttttagcattaattttttttaattgcggGGATTGTCGTATTGCTTACGCTTCAAAGGAAACGGACAACTGACAGAGTGTTGTTGCAGACTTCATATCTCGAAAGCTTCTTCACTTTTTTACCTGTAACTTGTTAAACCGGTTTCTAGTAACCCAAGGGAAATGGATAATGTTCCAACCCTTGTTTTATAGGTAATTACCTTTGGCCCCCTTTTTAATTCCGCTTGAATGTCTGATTTGCCTGGTTTAAGATTTAAGATTTTTGAGCATGCTTTGGAAAATTTAATTACTGAAATAGGATTATTTTAGAGttccaaattatattaaaatattttgaaatgattctaaaaataatataaaaatgatttaattttagatagggtttttgttattcattttaaatagaTATCAAATTTAGTACTAATTTgaagtttatataatattacctGTAAATGTGTTTTGGTTTATTCAAAGAAAGTGACCCTATATTTATTTCCCAAAAGCATAGGGGCTAATCAGTAATACCCAAAAAATTTGTTGGATTGTGAGATTATTACtctgtaaattaaaaaaaaatatttatacgaaAAGTTATGTTTGAGAAAaagtataatatatagttttatatataaataattatatattattatattataaaaataatataaaataaaattatttatatatgaaatttatatacctaatattactgttttaaaaattttagcgagaagaaagaaattttaagtttgaagGATAAAGCCCGGTGAGAATGATGTAAGGAGGCAAGCACATGAGGATTAATTAtggtgaaaataaataataattatccaAGTAATTATGGTGATTTACCAGAGCTAATGATGCTCTTTGTTCGCCAAATCAATCATTTatcatgtaaataatattactctatttttctaatattatttaattagaataataacTTTTGCCACCCACGTTTCactaaatacttaaaataattaaaatatccttatcataaattatcattgattctatttaatattatttaaggtttatgtttgtttttcacTCTTATtagttacaaattaatattaaaatataacttcttcgaattatatttaaaatttgcatGAGAAAAATACAGAATGTAATTTATTGCAtccatttaatttatatgttaatatatgaaagtgatgatataatttatttcagagatattgaatttttatctttcttttttttaattgtgtgtGTCACAtcttaaattataaacaaaaatattacaatagtaata from Mangifera indica cultivar Alphonso chromosome 8, CATAS_Mindica_2.1, whole genome shotgun sequence includes:
- the LOC123222929 gene encoding acyl-CoA-binding protein-like; translated protein: MGLKEEFEEYAEKAKTLPENTTNESKLILYGLYKQANIGPVNTSRPGMFNPRDRAKWDAWKAVEGKSKDEAMSDYITKVKQLLEEAGLSA
- the LOC123222928 gene encoding uncharacterized protein LOC123222928 isoform X2 — its product is MAAHELVEVEEEEQETKKILRSYLGLSFSLFLALFPEKSLLLIPSLESQVRELTARLMTAEEQLRLMKSRRKEDSKANARVVEIFATHRNTWQAEERRLLQQIDTANEEMARFGSKIEEMEREKAESKRRVEELEEMIGFMSRRGGGCEFEEEEDQLGGYGSREFYGGDDGRNGNFGFTSEFLASASKFWAEKASLWQDVQYESLESLYHMKHFVARRESPWKVDGESTGVSSKLKLLEEELLNMEKLGKNDLSKVPTVMRKQAKRYQALAGKIDDLCRRMASDPCESTLSLEFRTQRQTEFLLEAFRLQQRASETAQKLTALQTEMGKSFYDDELGSQPNLTTRRSLDCIRNNLKEVQRNLEIWLARIIGDLEGILARDGASPIRECYITRYPFVQ
- the LOC123222928 gene encoding uncharacterized protein LOC123222928 isoform X1; protein product: MAAHELVEVEEEEQETKKILRSYLGLSFSLFLALFPEKSLLLIPSLESQVRELTARLMTAEEQLRLMKSRRKEDSKANARVVEIFATHRNTWQAEERRLLQQIDTANEEMARFGSKIEEMEREKAESKRRVEELEEMIGFMSRRGGGCEFEEEEDQLGGYGSREFYGGDDGRNGNFGFTSEFLASASKFWAEKASLWQDVQYESLESLYHMKHFVARRESPWKVDGESTGVSSKLKLLEEELLNMEKLGKNDLSKVPTVMRKQAKRYQALAGKIDDLCRRMQASDPCESTLSLEFRTQRQTEFLLEAFRLQQRASETAQKLTALQTEMGKSFYDDELGSQPNLTTRRSLDCIRNNLKEVQRNLEIWLARIIGDLEGILARDGASPIRECYITRYPFVQ